In the genome of Podospora pseudocomata strain CBS 415.72m chromosome 2 map unlocalized CBS415.72m_2.2, whole genome shotgun sequence, one region contains:
- a CDS encoding uncharacterized protein (EggNog:ENOG503P1H5) produces the protein MLVQASHARPAGTMLETEYARRRAPPMDPAMSAIAYSHSRTRTTSSNIFPAHFQSPAAPPNNYYPQTHLAQPHVQHQRRSPSVNTFSTNSSGGAPYRNSPSMDIRRSTSSRSGGAPGSPQQPGGYVALLRKQKATVWCDRAQQEDARLLAQQRMAKVRANSEVVGANNSPSLGPVSAGRTSTGLSSAGGKVAAKIRHHGKPTVIGYSPGSNFNVVGGVPLRLSATEVEGEESEDEATIQRSNHRRQGSSSRSSTTSSRKTAPPYRSSGGLGQVTQGGGTRWSPHGTPERSGSLVEDTQGEQQFASEEAYGKAKSFASGSSGERLDTVPDLQANSAQVANNSARNASLTREKSLRTPDELKRRGSVDERTMTLTTGRLYIANPD, from the coding sequence ATGCTTGTTCAGGCGTCGCATGCGCGACCGGCCGGAACAATGCTTGAAACTGAATATGCTCGCCGGCGAGCCCCTCCCATGGATCCGGCGATGAGCGCCATTGCCTATTCCCATTCCAGGACCCGCACAACCTCGTCCAACATCTTTCCCGCCCACTTTCAATCGCCGGCCGCCCCTCCAAACAATTACTACCCGCAAACACATCTGGCTCAACCTCATGTGCAGCATCAGCGCCGGTCTCCCAGTGTAAATACGTTCAGCACCAATTCCAGCGGCGGTGCCCCTTACAGAAACTCCCCTTCCATGGACATCAGGAGATCGACCTCGAGCCGTTCCGGCGGGGCACCCGGTTCTCCCCAGCAGCCAGGAGGCTATGTGGCCCTCCTTCGAAAGCAAAAGGCTACGGTATGGTGCGACCGCGCTCAGCAGGAAGATGCCAGGCTTCTCGCCCAGCAACGCATGGCCAAGGTGCGGGCTAACTCCGAGGTGGTCGgagccaacaacagccctTCGCTCGGACCCGTGAGTGCCGGTCGGACCTCGACCGGGCTCAGCTCTGCCGGCGGAAAGGTTGCGGCAAAGATCAGACACCACGGAAAACCCACCGTTATCGGATACTCCCCAGGAAGCAACTTCAACGTCGTCGGCGGTGTTCCTTTACGTCTTAGTGCTacggaggtggagggtgaaGAAAGCGAAGATGAAGCCACCATTCAGAGATCCAATCACCGCCGGCAAGGTAGTTCCAGCAGGAGTAGCACGACCAGCAGCAGGAAAACAGCACCACCGTATCGCTCGTCCGGAGGCCTCGGTCAGGTTACACAAGGTGGAGGAACTCGGTGGAGCCCGCACGGAACCCCCGAGCGGTCAGGATCACTGGTGGAGGACACGCAGGGTGAGCAACAATTCGCCAGCGAGGAGGCTTATGGGAAAGCAAAGAGCTTCGCCAGCGGTAGCAGCGGCGAGCGACTGGACACTGTGCCTGACCTCCAGGCAAACAGTGCACAGGTGGCCAACAACAGTGCGAGAAATGCCTCGTTGACCCGCGAAAAGAGTTTGAGAACACCAGACGAGCTCAAGAGACGAGGAAGTGTGGACGAGAGAACAATGACTCTCACGACTGGCCGCTTGTATATTGCCAACCCCGATTGA
- a CDS encoding uncharacterized protein (EggNog:ENOG503Q42U; COG:S) — MKSTTQDPSKDPKPTASVNKKRTLMDFLESERPKPKPCTGSDKENDNDSPAKKKIKSPKTTNDDSVANDDDLDSPPSSPPLIPPGLTASGSSPPDRETTAPNTPSRPPPVILTKAPADGPSTASTDPTQKTGEKRKRTVLSAEEKAAKRAEEEAKKAEREAAKQKKAEEAAKAEELKRQKQAEKEAKKREKEDELAKKKQEKEEKERKKREKEEEAAKKARSQATLTSMFGLKSSTSKKDQPAVKSQSGDATTSTETPTKTQANGQSAYQRMFKDFYLKEHVKLAPAPVQMDEETREVQTKILDEYINGTRTHTPSSRFNAMEVLELPFKVKRGRTFPSVKKIMAEVSSSDSRTSQQANHLQELLNQVPVISIKFSEDVRPPYIGTISDYPNGLGALKKLARRPIRTDILPLAYDYDSEAEWQEEDGEDIESLDDEDDEDEDEDMADFLDDENDVGPSRMVFSGGMEPESSGLCWENRKRGTSEPKMYKLRMEFILDKLEHHHSVDPFSAAYWETYKPAKSETSNQKSSAAAKATKSSSGSDSSPKTKKQSATQASCTTPTDAFQALNAGTRKKKSDQPLSPDLQEKLKALVRERPTLSKVGVIELFMDNNANCSKKQIQNAYSELIVRVGREHKVKGE, encoded by the exons ATGAAGTCCACCACCCAGGATCCGAGCAAGGATCCCAAGCCGACCGCGTCTGTGAACAAGAAGAGGACTCTGATGGACTTTTTGGAGTCGGAGAGACCCAAGCCAAAGCCTTGCACCGGAAGTGACA AGGAGAACGATAACGACAGCCccgcgaagaagaagatcaaaTCACCCAAGACCACCAATGATGATTCGGTGGCCAACGATGACGATCTCGACTCTCCTCCGAGCTCGCCCCCGCTCATACCTCCCGGCTTGACAGCATCTGGGAGCAGCCCGCCCGACCGGGAGACAACAGCTCCTAATAcgccctcccgccccccacCAGTCATCTTGACCAAGGCGCCAGCCGATGGGCCGTCCACTGCTAGCACCGATCCCACGCAGAAAACCGGCGAAAAGAGGAAGCGTACCGTTCTGAGTGCTGAAGAGAAGGCGGCcaagagggcggaggaggaggccaagaaggcggagagggaagctgccaagcagaagaaggctgaggaAGCTGCCAAGGCCGAGGAACTGAAGCGCCAGAAgcaggcggagaaggaggcaaagaagcgggagaaggaagatgagctagccaagaagaagcaggagaaggaggagaaggagaggaagaagcgggagaaggaggaggaggcggccaagaaggctcGCAGCCAAGCGACTCTTACCAGCATGTTCGGCTTGAAGTCCAGCACATCCAAGAAGGACCAGCCAGCCGTCAAATCTCAGAGCGGTGATGCGACGACCTCGACAGAGACACCCACCAAGACTCAAGCCAACGGACAGTCTGCTTATCAACGAATGTTCAAGGACTTCTATCTCAAGGAGCATGTCAAGCTGGCGCCAGCGCCAGTCCagatggatgaggagacTCGGGAGGTGCAGACTAAGATTCTTGACGAGTACATCAACGGCACTCGGACGCACACCCCTTCCTCTCGCTTCAATGCCATGGAGGTTCTTGAGCTTCCGTTCAAGGTCAAACGTGGCCGCACTTTCCCAAGCGTCAAGAAGATCATGGCTGAAGTCTCATCATCTGATTCTCGGACTTCTCAGCAAGCTAACCACCTGCAGGAGCTCCTGAATCAGGTTCCAGTCATCTCCATCAAGTTCTCCGAGGATGTGCGGCCGCCCTATATTGGGACCATCAGCGACTACCCCAATGGTCTTGGTGCtctcaagaagctcgccaGGCGCCCAATCCGGACAGACATCCTCCCTCTGGCCTATGACTACGATTCTGAGGCTGAGTggcaggaagaggatggcgaaGACATTGAGTCcttggatgatgaagatgatgaagacgaggatgaggacatGGCGGATTTCCTCGACGATGAGAATGACGTGGGGCCCTCACGGATGGTGTTTTCTGGGGGGATGGAGCCTGAGAGCAGCGGACTGTGCTGGGAAAACCGCAAGCGTGGCACATCTGAGCCGAAGATGTACAAGTTGAGGATGGAGTTTATTCTTG ACAAACTTGAACATCACCACAGCGTCGAccccttctccgccgcctaCTGGGAGACCTACAAGCCGGCCAAATCTGAGACAAGCAACCAGAAGTCGAGCGCAGCTGCGAAGGCGACAAAATCGTCATCCGGTTCGGATTCGAGTCCAAAGACCAAAAAGCAGTCTGCTACACAGGCCTCTTGTACCACGCCCACAGATGCGTTCCAGGCTCTTAATGCTGGAACGCGCAAGAAGAAATCTGACCAGCCACTGTCCCCCGATCTgcaggagaagctcaaggctcTGGTCAGAGAGAGGCCCACGCTGAGCAAGGTGGGAGTGATTGAGCTCTTTATGGACAACAATGCCAATTGCAGTAAGAAACAGATCCAGAACGCCTATTCTGAGTTGATTGTCAGGGTTGGCAGGGAGCAcaaggtgaagggggagTAG